In Parageobacillus sp. KH3-4, the genomic window TTCGTTGATGTGGAAAGGAAAGACCTGTGTCTATCACCTATTTTCCAGATGCGCATATGTTACTTAGTAAGCAATTTGTTTTACAATGGAGTGAATGGTGATGGATGTTAAGGTCGGCGATATTGTCGCAAGGAAGTCGTATAACTGTGATTTATTGTTTCGTGTTATAGATGTGAAAGAAAAAAATGGGGAAAAAGAAGCGATTTTGTATGGTGAAAATGTGAGGCTTATCGCCGATGCCCCGTGCAGCGATTTAGTCATTGTCGATGAACGAGAGCAGCAGGAAAGAAAGAAAAAGGAAATAGAGCTAATCGAGCAATCGTATAAGCTGTTTCGCCAAGATTGTCATGTCATAAAACAAAAAACAGAGTATCGGGCGACGGGGGGATACCGGACGGAAAAAGATTTTTTTCAAATTCCGGGGCGCGTCCTTCATTTGGACGGTGACCCTTTATATTTGCGGAAGTGTTTGGATTTGTATGAACGAATTGGTGTGCCGGTGTATGGCGTATTTTGCGAGGAAAGCGAAATGCCTGAAAAAGTCGGCGTGCTTCTTGAGCGGTTTCGCCCTGATATTTTAGTGATTACTGGTCACGATTCCTATTCGAAATCGAAAGGAAAAGTGACGGATTTAAAGGCATATCGTCATTCCAAACATTTTGTCCAAACGGTAAAAGAAGCGCGCAAAAAAGTTCCGCATCTTGACCAATTGATCATTTTTGCGGGAGCATGCCAATCCCATTTTGAATCACTGATTCGCGCTGGTGCAAATTTTGCCAGTTCCCCGGCGCGCGTAAACATTCATGCGCTCGATCCAGTTTATATTGTTTCAAGAATTAGTTTTACTCCTTTCATGGAAACGGTAAATGTTTGGGATGTTCTTCGCAATACATTGACCGGAGAAAAGGGACTTGGAGGGGTGGAAACGAAAGGAGTATTGCGCACGGGGATGCCGTTTCGTTTGATTGATACGATGAGCGATTAGCAGCCGCCAGTAACAAGGCGGTTTTTTTCTTTTAATACATATATATTTTTACATAAAAAACGACATAATATACTTAAAAGCAATATTTTGTAGAAAAATATGCATTGACAGTAAGGAAATTGCATTGATATAATTTTTATTTTGACTTTGGAAAGGAACTTTGTTATAATTTACAAAGTGAGGTGGATAGCGAATGCCAAAAACTTTATCCGATATTAAAAAAACGTTGGATTCTAACATCGGCAGACGTTTGACGTTACGCGCCAACGGCGGGCGAAGAAAAACGATTGAGCGGTGCGGAATTTTAGCAGAAACGTATCCATCTGTGTTTGTTATTGAACTCGACCAAAAAGAGAATGCGTTTGAACGAGTGTCATTTAGCTACGCTGATGTGTTGACAGAAACAGTGAAATTGACATTTTTAGATGACGATAAGGTGGGTGGGCAGTAGACGTTAGTTTGCTGCTTTTTGTTTTTGGCATAAATACGTCAACATAAACGTGCGTGTTTTTTTTCATACTAAAACTGTCGCGGCGGTTTGAAAGGGGTTGCTAGCATTGGGTCGACGTCGCGGAATTATGTCGCAACGCTTTAAAGAAGAGTTAGCAAAAGAATTAGGCTTTTATGATGTCGTTCAAAAAGAAGGATGGGGAGCGATCCGCGCGAAAGACGCTGGAAATATGGTGAAATTAGCGATCGAAATGGCTGAACGACAGCTGTTGAAAAGATAATAGTGCAAACTTGCGCGACAAAAAAATAAAAACAGCCGCGGCAGCCGAAGCAATATCGCTTCGGCTTTTTGTTTGAGTCCGTTTGCCGTATTGTTTCAAATTGATGAATTACACGTTTCTGTTTGTTAGCAGCATACGTAATTTATGCTATTATGGTAATGGATCTTGCAAGAAAGCTCGAAGTCATTAGTCATTAAAGTAGGTGGAACGCTTGAAGGTATTAGTCAAGGCGCCGGCAAAAATCAATTTATCGTTGGACGTATTACATAAACGGCCGGATGGATATCATGAAGTAAAGATGGTAATGACAACGATTGATCTGGCGGATCGGATCGAATTAATTCCGCGGGCCGATGATGAGATACAAATTATTTCACAAAACCGATTCGTTCCCGATGACCACCGCAATTTGGCGTATCAGGCTGCAAAAGTATTGAAAGATACATTTGGCATCAAACAGGGAGTGGCGATTTCCATTGCGAAAAATATTCCAGTAGCAGCAGGGCTGGCCGGAGGAAGCAGCGACGCCGCGGCGACGCTCCGCGGCTTAAACAAGCTTTGGCGTTTAGGGCTTACACTTGATGAATTGGCGGAGCTAGGCGCGCAAATCGGTTCTGACGTCCCGTTTTGCGTTTATGGTGGAACCGCGGTTGCAACAGGGCGCGGCGAAAAAATTACGCCGATTTCTTCCCCGCCGCCATGCTGGGTTATTTTAGCGAAACCATCGATCGGCGTTTCTACTGCCGAAGTGTACCGGAATTTAAAGGTGGACGAGATTCGGCACCCGGATGTGGATGGAATGGTAGAGGCGATTGGGCGCCAAGATTATGCGGCTATTTGCAAACTAGTCGGAAATGTATTAGAGGAAGTAACATTGAAAATGCATCCGGAAGTGGCGCACATTAAAGAGCAAATGAAGCGGTTTGGAGCGGATGCGGCATTGATGAGCGGTAGCGGGCCGACGGTGTTTGGGCTCGTTCAGCATGATTCAAGGTTGCAACGGATTTATAATGGGTTGCGCGGCTTTTGCGATCAAGTGTTCGCTGTCCGGATATTAGGCGAACAAAATTCACTTGATTAAATACGTATATTTTTGGTATATTTACCTTAAAATATTCGGATTTAGGAGGTCCTCTATGAAATTAAGGCGCAGCGGCCGTTTAGTAGATATGACTCATTATCTTCTAGAACGGCCTCATCAGCTTATACCGCTTACATTTTTTGCAGAGCGTTATGAATCGGCAAAGTCATCGATTAGTGAGGACTTGGCAATTATCAAACAAACGTTTGAACAGCAAGGAATCGGAACGATCAAAACGCTGCCGGGTGCGGCAGGCGGAGTCCAATATATTCCGAAAATGTCGAAACAGGAAGCGGGCGAGATCGTTACATATTTATGCGAACAGCTATCGCGCCCAGATCGGCTGCTGCCTGGCGGTTATTTATATATGACGGATATTCTTGGCGACCCTCGTGTTGTCAATAAAATCGGCCGTCTGTATGCGTCCATTTTCGCTGACCGCCCGGTGGATGTCGTCATGACGATCGCGACAAAAGGAATTCCACTTGCTTATGCGGTAGCACACTTTTTGTATGTTCCCGTTGTGATTGTCCGCCATGACAACAAAGTAACGGAAGGTTCGATGGTCAGCATTAACTATGTTTCTGGTTCTTCTAAACGAATTCAAACGATGGTGTTGGCGAAGCGGAGCCTAGCTGAAGGAGCGAATGTTTTAATTATCGATGACTTTATGAAAGCGGGCGGGACGGTAAACGGCATGGTGAATTTGTTAAATGAATTTAACGCCAAACTTTCCGGCATCGGTGTCCTCGTCGAATCTGAGGAAACGAAAGAGCGGCTTGTTGATGAATATATTTCTCTTGTAAAACTATCTTCTGTTGATGTGAAAGAAAAACAAATTACCGTAAAAGCAGGAAATTATATTCATTTTATGGAATAGTAAACGTGAAAGGGGAGCGAATGCAATGAAAAAAGTAGAAACGAATAAAGCGCCGCAAGCGATCGGCCCATATTCACAAGGGATCATCGTCAACAACATGTTTTATAGTTCGGGACAAATTCCGCTTACTCCAGAAGGCGAGATGGTGCAAGGTGATATCAAAGCGCAAACCCATCAGGTATTTCAAAATTTAAAAGCGGTGTTGGAAGCGGCGGGAGCGTCACTGGATACGGTTGTGAAAACAACGGTATTTTTAAAAAGCATGGATGATTTTGCGGCAATGAACGAAGTGTATAACCAATATTTTACAAACCATAAACCGGCGCGTTCTTGCGTGGAAGTGGCGAGACTGCCAAAAGACGCGCTAGTGGAAATCGAAGTAATCGCGCTCGTTCGGTAATCGCTGCCCGCCTTTTCCCTAAAAGTTATTCCACATGTAACCGACGATTTATTTATAAAAAATTTTCAAAAAAAGAAGGAAATGAACAACAACATGTGGAATAAATTTAATCAAGTCTTATATAGGGAAAAGGTGGTGAGCATAATGGAAGTTACTGACGTAAGATTACGCCGCGTGAATACCGAAGGACGTATGAAAGCGATTGCCTCTATCACATTGGATAACGAATTCGTTGTCCACGATATCCGCGTGATCGATGGCAATAACGGATTGTTTGTCGCAATGCCGAGCAAACGCACTCCAGATGGGGAATTCCGTGATATTGCCCATCCGATTAACTCGGCGACGCGCGGAAAAATCCAAGAGGCGATATTGGCTGAGTATCATCGTTTAGGTAAGTTGGAAGAAGAACTTGAAGAAGCTGGTGCTTCATAAAATATGGAAAAGAGCCTGTCCCCAACGGACAGGCTCTTTATATTTTCTGGAAAAATTGTTTCCTTGAAATACACTACTAATTGAGATATATTCAATTATGGATAAAAAGGTAATTGGAGGCCTTCTATATGGTAAAACGATATGCGGTCATATTGGCGGCTGGACAGGGGACAAGAATGAAGTCGAAGCAATATAAAGTATTGCACCCTGTTTGCGGCAAGCCAATGGTCCAGCATGTGGCGGACCAAGTTTTGCAGCTAGGAATAGAAAAGCTTATTACCGTTGTAGGCTTTGGAGCCGAACAAGTAAAAGCGCAGCTTGGCGACCAAAGCGAATATGCTTTCCAGCAGGAACAACTGGGAACGGCGCACGCAGTTATGCAGGCAGCCTCTCATTTGCGCGGAAAAGATGGAGTAACGCTCGTTGTATGCGGAGATACACCGTTGATTACTGCTGAAACGATGCAAGCTTTGCTTGATCATCATCTTGCGACAAAGGCCAAGGCAACGATTTTGACGGCAGTTGCAGATAATCCTGCCGGATATGGCCGCATTGTTCGCGATTCTCTTGGAAATGTTGAAAAAATTATCGAACATAAAGATGCAAGCGAACAGGAACGCGCCATCAAAGAAATTAACACGGGAACATATTGCTTTGATAACAAGTCTTTATTTGAAGCGCTTACACATGTATCAAACAATAATGTACAAGGCGAATATTATTTAACAGATGTCATTGAAATTTTAAAATCAAATGGTGGTATCATTTCTGCATACGAAGCTCCGTCTTTTGAAGAAACGATCGGGGTGAATGATCGCGCTGCTCTCGCCGAAGCGGAAAAAATTATGCGCATGCGAATTTGTCGCAAACATATGATGAACGGGGTAACGATTATTGATCCTGCTCATACGTATATATCGGCTGAGGCGCAAATTGGCCGCGATACTGTGATTTATCCCGGGACCGTTATTGAAGGGAAAACGGTGATTGGTGAAGATTGCGTTATCGGACCAAATTCGGAAATTAAAGATTGTTTGATTGGAAACGGCACAGCGATTCGCCACTCTGTCGCGCACGATAGCGAAATTGGCAACGATGTTACGATCGGGCCGTTTGCCCATATTCGTCCGTCGTCGAAAATCGCTGATGAAGTTCGCATCGGCAATTTTGTCGAAGTGAAAAAATCGGTGTTTGGCAAAGGAAGCAAAGCATCGCATTTAAGCTACATTGGCGATGCGGAAGTCGGCGCGAACGTCAACCTCGGCTGCGGATCCATTACCGTAAACTATGATGGGAAAAATAAATATATGACGAAAATTGAGGATGGAGCGTTTATCGGCTGTAATGTGAATTTAATTGCCCCGGTGACAGTTGGGAAAGGCGCTTATGTCGCTGCCGGTTCTACGATTACGGATGATGTTCCTGGAAATGCGCTATCGATTGCCCGCGCTCGGCAAGTAAATAAAGAGAATTATGTGGATCGCCTTTCTATTAAGAAAAATTCGTAATGGAGGTTTATCATGTCTGAATGTCATCATAACTTGAAATTGTTTGCATTAAATTCCAATGTGAAGTTAGCCGAAGAAATTGCGCAAGTGATGGGGATAGAATTAGGAAAATGCTCGGTTTCCCGCTTCAGCGATGGCGAAATCCAAATCAACATTGAAGAAAGCATCCGCGGCGATGATGTTTTCGTCATTCAATCAACCAGCGTGCCGGTGAACGAACATTTAATGGAATTACTAATCATGATTGATGCGTTAAAACGTGCTTCCGCAAAAACGATTAATATTGTAATGCCTTACTATGGATATGCCCGCCAAGATCGAAAAGCGCGTTCCCGCGAGCCGATTACGGCGAAATTGGTGGCAAACCTTTTAGAAACGGCGGGAGCTTCCCGCGTCATTACGCTTGATTTGCACGCGCCGCAAATTCAAGGATTTTTTGACATTCCGATCGATC contains:
- the yabG gene encoding sporulation peptidase YabG — encoded protein: MDVKVGDIVARKSYNCDLLFRVIDVKEKNGEKEAILYGENVRLIADAPCSDLVIVDEREQQERKKKEIELIEQSYKLFRQDCHVIKQKTEYRATGGYRTEKDFFQIPGRVLHLDGDPLYLRKCLDLYERIGVPVYGVFCEESEMPEKVGVLLERFRPDILVITGHDSYSKSKGKVTDLKAYRHSKHFVQTVKEARKKVPHLDQLIIFAGACQSHFESLIRAGANFASSPARVNIHALDPVYIVSRISFTPFMETVNVWDVLRNTLTGEKGLGGVETKGVLRTGMPFRLIDTMSD
- a CDS encoding Veg family protein, which encodes MPKTLSDIKKTLDSNIGRRLTLRANGGRRKTIERCGILAETYPSVFVIELDQKENAFERVSFSYADVLTETVKLTFLDDDKVGGQ
- a CDS encoding small, acid-soluble spore protein, alpha/beta type, which produces MGRRRGIMSQRFKEELAKELGFYDVVQKEGWGAIRAKDAGNMVKLAIEMAERQLLKR
- the ispE gene encoding 4-(cytidine 5'-diphospho)-2-C-methyl-D-erythritol kinase is translated as MKVLVKAPAKINLSLDVLHKRPDGYHEVKMVMTTIDLADRIELIPRADDEIQIISQNRFVPDDHRNLAYQAAKVLKDTFGIKQGVAISIAKNIPVAAGLAGGSSDAAATLRGLNKLWRLGLTLDELAELGAQIGSDVPFCVYGGTAVATGRGEKITPISSPPPCWVILAKPSIGVSTAEVYRNLKVDEIRHPDVDGMVEAIGRQDYAAICKLVGNVLEEVTLKMHPEVAHIKEQMKRFGADAALMSGSGPTVFGLVQHDSRLQRIYNGLRGFCDQVFAVRILGEQNSLD
- the purR gene encoding pur operon repressor: MKLRRSGRLVDMTHYLLERPHQLIPLTFFAERYESAKSSISEDLAIIKQTFEQQGIGTIKTLPGAAGGVQYIPKMSKQEAGEIVTYLCEQLSRPDRLLPGGYLYMTDILGDPRVVNKIGRLYASIFADRPVDVVMTIATKGIPLAYAVAHFLYVPVVIVRHDNKVTEGSMVSINYVSGSSKRIQTMVLAKRSLAEGANVLIIDDFMKAGGTVNGMVNLLNEFNAKLSGIGVLVESEETKERLVDEYISLVKLSSVDVKEKQITVKAGNYIHFME
- the ridA gene encoding 2-iminobutanoate/2-iminopropanoate deaminase: MKKVETNKAPQAIGPYSQGIIVNNMFYSSGQIPLTPEGEMVQGDIKAQTHQVFQNLKAVLEAAGASLDTVVKTTVFLKSMDDFAAMNEVYNQYFTNHKPARSCVEVARLPKDALVEIEVIALVR
- the spoVG gene encoding septation regulator SpoVG; translation: MEVTDVRLRRVNTEGRMKAIASITLDNEFVVHDIRVIDGNNGLFVAMPSKRTPDGEFRDIAHPINSATRGKIQEAILAEYHRLGKLEEELEEAGAS
- the glmU gene encoding bifunctional UDP-N-acetylglucosamine diphosphorylase/glucosamine-1-phosphate N-acetyltransferase GlmU, whose translation is MVKRYAVILAAGQGTRMKSKQYKVLHPVCGKPMVQHVADQVLQLGIEKLITVVGFGAEQVKAQLGDQSEYAFQQEQLGTAHAVMQAASHLRGKDGVTLVVCGDTPLITAETMQALLDHHLATKAKATILTAVADNPAGYGRIVRDSLGNVEKIIEHKDASEQERAIKEINTGTYCFDNKSLFEALTHVSNNNVQGEYYLTDVIEILKSNGGIISAYEAPSFEETIGVNDRAALAEAEKIMRMRICRKHMMNGVTIIDPAHTYISAEAQIGRDTVIYPGTVIEGKTVIGEDCVIGPNSEIKDCLIGNGTAIRHSVAHDSEIGNDVTIGPFAHIRPSSKIADEVRIGNFVEVKKSVFGKGSKASHLSYIGDAEVGANVNLGCGSITVNYDGKNKYMTKIEDGAFIGCNVNLIAPVTVGKGAYVAAGSTITDDVPGNALSIARARQVNKENYVDRLSIKKNS